A single window of Aphidius gifuensis isolate YNYX2018 linkage group LG1, ASM1490517v1, whole genome shotgun sequence DNA harbors:
- the LOC122861206 gene encoding vacuolar protein sorting-associated protein 54: MAKIIKTSEFITSILICEYCSNLTFKRHQDFVRHLREQHCTIEGGSYVCKYGYNAVCSSLPLEGVSDKDYVIHVTKHATMQQQQQQRKTNGDDDKTSTWTIYSASQNLPAVLNDPRKGKQSNFFTKTWGDAFVERVDIPKSPYLQDINIHHFDSYIKKICHRYRKHSKTSLTKSNESSTLRKSKSLERSSHFDLASIPKIFLSPGLDLSKRDNFETIFPFTKDGLLNNDKNVVVHVATEQEKLSHYLDIVEVRIAEQVASKSQAFFHAMTSHDALMEHLTQTITVLKALRKNIHEIDDSLVINSLNVLRLERAKTNRLITYEKLKLMATVHQSQPMIQLLLSTPDYVAALDLISTTQEILHQELNGIHSFRHLSSQLTEMERLVDKMLSTEFERYATADLNRPLTNDNTVLDGDKLVSIISGLLRQKYFQFVDIYKEEAITTVRAITKQRVIEALAASDCCSDQQAAGLEVAGLSLSERLKLLQDTIKSLTNLLYRVKAVYEVMKDTADLSSESDNDDADNDDNNTITINTNEHLLLQDEYSRVITKLNDMLISVCDYCHERLGSLLTAGTNDRNEHDKLISNDNKEYNLNEKSSWLSDRATANQVCQLASMVENFTEICEKICGKQCTALRSAFKAQASKFVQRFHTERKTKLTMLLESERWKQADVQNDIQCLVTFVYENRYIPVNLLKLENSIKNNNNNNNSNSNDVKNCIFIGEEQYAVVGTALMLVQMIYDYCKTGSELTALSGSIGRQLAELLRHYNSRCCQLVLGAGAMHVAGLKTITSTILVLAGRSLKLILWFMPFVKLHFQELANHSSNRGVIGSSGGTGGVALLDSVERDVRAHIREIEGKILTIVDNLVSGQISNWDARPPVPSQSFRNISRHLVKLHEAVSGILPPVEVQALYRTVNVSFKEKLREQLINMNIVNNGGPQHGVVTSELTFYLEALRNLKVLPPTELNDDWMTDIWTR, translated from the exons AtggctaaaataataaaaacatcagAATTTATAACATCAATTCTCATTTGTGAGTACTGTTCTAACCTCACCTTTAAACGACACCAAGACTTTGTCAG acaTTTACGAGAACAACATTGTACAATTGAGGGCGGTTCCTATGTATGTAAATATGGTTACAATGCAGTATGCTCCAGTTTACCATTGGAAGGTGTCTCTGATAAGGATTATGTAATTCATGTAACAAAACACGCAACaatgcaacaacaacaacaacaacgtaaaacaaatggtgatgatgataaaacatCAACATGGACAATTTATTCAGCATCACAAAATCTTCCAGCTGTTCTTAATGATCCAAGAAAAGGAAaacaaagtaatttttttacaaaaacatGGGGTGATGCATTTGTTGAACGTGTTGATATACCAAAAAGTCCATATCTTcaagatataaatatacatcattttgatagttatattaaaaaaatatgtcacaGATATAGAAAACATTCTAAAACAAGTTTAACCAAATCAAATGAATCATCAACTTTAAGAAAATCAAAATCACtag aacgtTCATCACATTTTGATTTAGCAAGTATTCCAAAGATATTTTTAAGTCCTGGATTGGATTTATCAAAACGTGATAATTTCGAAACAATATTTCCTTTTACAAAAGATGgacttttaaataatgataaaaatgttgtTGTACATGTTGCAACtgaacaagaaaaattaagtcattatttagatattgtTGAAGTTAGAATTGCTGAACAAGTTGCATCAAAATCACAAGCATTTTTTCATGCAATGACATCACATGATGCACTTATGGAACATTTAACACAAACAATAACTGTACTAAAAgcattgagaaaaaatatacatgaaatTGATGATAGTTTAgtgataaattcattaaatgtaTTACGTCTTGAACGTGCTAAGACAAATCGTTTAATAACATAtgaaaaacttaaattaatgGCAACAGTACATCAAAGTCAACCAatgatacaattattattatcaacaccaGATTATGTTGCAGCACTTGatttaatatcaacaacacAAGAAATATTACATCAAGAATTAAATGGTATACATAGTTTTCGTCATTTAAGTTCACAATTAACTGAAATGGAAAGATTAGTTGATAAAATGTTATCAACTGAATTTGAAAGATATGCAACTGCTGATTTAAATCGTCcattaacaaatgataatactGTACTTGATGGTGATAAACTTGTATCAATAATATCTGGTTTAttaagacaaaaatattttcaatttgttgatatttataaagaagaaGCAATAACAACTGTACGTGCTATAACAAAACAACGTGTTATTGAAGCACTTGCTGCAAGTGATTGTTGTAGTGATCAACAAGCAGCTGGTCTTGAAGTTGCTGGTTTATCATTATCAGAAAgacttaaattattacaagataCAATTAAATCATTGACAAATCTTCTTTATCGTGTTAAAGCTGTTTATGAAGTTATGAAAGACACTGCTGATTTATCATCTGAATCagataatgatgatgctgataatgatgataataatactattacaattaatacaaatgaacatttattattacaagatGAATATTCACGtgttataacaaaattaaatgacatgtTAATATCAGTTTGTGATTATTGTCATGAAAGATTAGGTAGTTTATTAACTGCTGGTACAAATGATAGAAATgaacatgataaattaatatcaaatgataataaagaatataatttaaatgaaaaaagttcTTGGCTTAGTGATCGTGCAACAGCTAATCAAGTATGTCAATTAGCAAGTAtggttgaaaattttacagaAATATGTGAAAAAATATGTGGTAAACAATGTACTGCATTGAGATCAGCATTTAAAGCACAAGCAAGTAAATTTGTTCAACGTTTTCATActgaaagaaaaacaaaattaacaatgcTACTTGAATCAGAAAGATGGAAACAAGCTGATGTACAAAATGATATACAATGTCTAGTCACatttgtttatgaaaatagatatattcctgtaaatttattaaaactagaaaattcaattaaaaataataataataataataatagtaatagtaatgatgttaaaaattgtatatttattggtgAAGAACAATATGCTGTTGTTGGAACAGCATTGATGCTTGTACAAATGATTTATGATTATTGTAAAACTGGAAGTGAATTGACTGCACTATCTGGATCAATTGGTCGTCAATTGGCTGAACTTTTAAGACATTATAATTCAAGATGTTGTCAACTTGTACTTGGTGCTGGTGCAATGCATGTTGCTggtttaaaaacaataacaagtaCTATTCTTGTACTTGCTGGACGTAGTTTAAAGCTTATATTATGGTTTATGCCATttgttaaattacattttcaaGAATTAGCAAATCACAGTTCAAATCGTGGTGTTATTGGTTCATCTGGTGGTACAGGTGGTGTTGCATTACTTGACAGTGTTGAGAGAGATGTTAGAGCACATATTAGAGAAATTGAAGGTAAAATATtgacaattgttgataatctTGTTAGTGGACAAATATCAAATTGGGATGCACGACCACCAGTACCATCACAATCATTTAGAAATATATCAAG gCATCTTGTTAAACTTCATGAAGCTGTCTCTGGAATTCTTCCTCCTGTTGAAGTACAAGCACTTTATCGTACTGTTAATGTATCATTTAAAGAAAAACTTAGggaacaattaattaatatgaatattgttaataatggtGGTCCTCAACATGGTGTTGTTACATCTGAATTAACATTTTATCTTGAAGCATtgagaaatttaaaagttttaccACCAACTGAATTAAATGACGATTGGATGACTGACATATGGACTAGATAA
- the LOC122861207 gene encoding cytoplasmic dynein 2 light intermediate chain 1, whose translation MGEEDNKNQLENTKERSIIIIGSKGVGKTTMAYRFLEKEEIPKPTIAMDYSFGRKAGKSLVKDVIHIWEVGHLSSSLISAAMTGASLTHSPRHITLVIVLDLTSPDVLWSILEESLTAARCALKMSFSNDIIEEMKSHRINEIRRSSEKQIDPFPMKLCIVGGKYDEFKDFDLKKKQIIGRTLRAVTCNLAADLQYYSSKDSGLVRKMKELLSHHGFGNHPVKGCCSDYRQALWIPAGTDSFTAIDFVISSSRPSSILDIIKRNYENEFPQKSKDTEKEFEDPINDPNFNEPIIDRLRLQREEEIAVNLQDMMEGRTPRIIIPEPY comes from the exons atgggtgaggaagataataaaaaccaGCTTGAAAATACTAAAGAAAGATCGATTATAATAATTGGCAGTAAAGGAGTA ggTAAAACTACAATGGCATATAGATTtcttgaaaaagaagaaattccAAAGCCAACAATTGCAATGGATTATTCATTTGGAAGAAAAGCAGGAAAAAGtttg GTAAAAGATGTAATACATATTTGGGAAGTTGGTCatctatcatcatcattaatatcagCCGCAATGACTGGTGCAAGTTTAACGCATTCCCCTCGTCATATTACTCTTGTAATTGTTTTGGATTTAACATCTCCAGATGTTCTTTGGTCGATATTAGAAGAGAGTTTAACAGCTGCACGTTGTGCTTTAAAAATGAGTTTTTCAAATGATATCATTGAGGAAATGAAGAGCCACCGGATAAATGAAATCCGTCGATCTagtgaaaaacaaattgatcCGTTCCCCATGAAATTATGTATCGTGGGAGGAAaatatgatgaatttaaagattttgatttaaaaaaaaaacaaattatcgGACGTACATTGCGTGCTGTTACCTGTAATTTAGCTGCTGATTTGCAgtattattcatcaaaagaCAGTGGACTTGTTAGAAAAATGAAAGAACTACTTTCACATCATGGTTTTGGTAATCATCCAGT aaAAGGCTGCTGTAGTGATTACAGACAAGCCCTTTGGATACCAGCCGGAACTGATTCATTCACTGCAATcgattttgttatttcatcatcTCGACCTTCCTCAATACTAGATATAATAAAACgtaattatgaaaatgaatttcCTCAAAAATCAAAAGACACTGAAAAAGAATTTGAGGATCCAATTAATGATCCAAATTTTAATGAACCAATTATTGATCGTTTACGACTTCAACGAGAAGAG GAGATTGCTGTTAATCTTCAAGACATGATGGAGGGTCGTACACCCAGGATAATAATTCCAGAACCCTATTAA
- the LOC122861212 gene encoding uncharacterized protein LOC122861212, whose amino-acid sequence MKVTLILFAIVLVFGAQAQNQEESNPETIALVNTIRETQKKITEAVEKVIKEFKATVDIAVNKAYQIGRELKEKAKDFVDNTLVGVINFITELQNRFDELYKKAKNTDISRCKLIGKTILDIGSGAVDAMKGCVGNTVELATQYVENIINKSKSVPGDVTEFSNQARKCFEGRKETKPSDATEIIECIKEMGAAAYNKTSESMNDVSTHFSKLSELMSETSKNVSSSMPKCMVNNGINHLLNNSHIVFDEVQACVVNAIDSFTKQIKP is encoded by the exons ATGAAAGTCACTCTAATACTTTTTGCCATTGTCTTGGTGTTT ggaGCTCAAGCTCAAAACCAAGAAGAATCAAATCCCGAAACAATTGCATTGGTAAATACAATCAGagaaactcaaaaaaaaataactgaagCTGTTGAAAAAGTAATCAAAGAATTCAAAGCAACAGTTGATATTGCTGTTAATAAAGCATATCAAATTGGCAgagaattaaaagaaaaagctAAAGATTTTGTTGACAACACATTGGTTGGTGTTATCAATTTCATAACAGAACTTCAAAATCGTTTTGATGAACTttataaaaaagcaaaaaatactGATATCAGCAGATGCAAACTTATCGGTAAAACTATATTGGATATTGGCAGTGGTGCAGTTGATGCAATGAAAGGTTGCGTGGGAAATACAGTAGAACTTGCTACTCAgtatgttgaaaatattatcaataaatcaaaGTCTGTTCCTGGTGATGTCActgaattttcaaatcaagCTCGCAAGTGTTTTGAGGGACGAAAAGAAACTAAACCATCTGATGCAACTGAAATTATAGAGTGTATAAAAGAA aTGGGAGCAGCTGCCTACAATAAAACTTCCGAATCAATGAATGATGTTTCAACACATTTTTCCAAGCTTTCTGAACTTATGTCAGAAACTTCAAAAAATGTATCTTCAAGCATGCCAAAATGTATGGTCAACAATGGTATCaatcatttattgaataaCTCACATATTGTATTTGATGAAGTTCAAGCTTGCGTCGTAAATGCCATCGACAGTTTTACAAAACAAATCAAACCTTAA
- the LOC122847886 gene encoding uncharacterized protein LOC122847886 produces MKIENGAYAQEQQDKTKSQALINTIKETHRKVSEAVENAINDFKKAFNAAKERANEIREIIVNKAKEFLDKSLQGTRKVLSTLEEKFEKLWQFAGKIDIKQCKTIGTTLLHLGKDALINMSGCVNKSIELGTEYIKNIFNIAKDVPENVNYFAEQAQRCLEGKQQSKESDAKNIITCIKNLGSEVFNKTTESITIVAANVAKLTTLLSQFTTDLPAGIPMCITNKGIDTLLENSHIIYSEVETCVKLNIDKFKRINQLRRNWFMSTSG; encoded by the exons ATGAAAATTGagaat ggAGCTTACGCTCAAGAACAACAAGATAAGACAAAATCACAGGCATTAATTAACACTATCAAAGAAACTCACAGAAAAGTTAGTGAAGCAGTTGAAAAtgcaattaatgattttaaaaaagccTTCAATGCTGCCAAAGAAAGAGCTAATGAAATTCGTGAAATAATAGTCAACAAAGCTAAagaatttttagataaatcaTTGCAAGGTACTCGTAAAGTTTTGTCAACACTGGAagaaaagtttgaaaaattatggCAGTTTGCTGGAAAAATTGACATAAAACAATGCAAAACAATTGGTACAACTCTCTTGCATCTTGGTAAAGATGCACTTATTAACATGTCAGGTTGcgttaataaatcaatagaaTTAGGTACtgagtatattaaaaatatattcaacattGCTAAGGATGTACCGGAAAATGTCAACTATTTTGCTGAACAAGCACAACGTTGTTTGGAAGGAAAACAACAATCCAAAGAATCAGACGCTAAAAATATCATCACCTgtataaaaaat CTTGGATCAGAAGTATTCAATAAAACGACTGAATCAATCACCATAGTTGCTGCAAATGTTGCCAAACTTACAACTCTCTTATCTCAATTTACAACTGATTTACCTGCTGGTATTCCAATGTGTATTACCAACAAAGGCATTGACACTCTTTTGGAAAACtctcatattatttattctgaaGTAGAAACTTGTGTTAAGCTTAACATTGACAAATTCAAGCGAATAAATCAATTAAGAAGAAAT tGGTTTATGAGCACAAGTGGTTAA
- the LOC122861213 gene encoding uncharacterized protein LOC122861213, with product MNFVFVLFAIALVSGAQSASISSEIEKVHASISQSIDQAITEFKKVVEQAKEKANELRKKVTDKAKQIYDDTSKLVNKMISDVDNQFRDLWKRAGKIDITECKKIKDTMAEVGDEAGKNLKQCFEKTIQQGGEHINTIIDVSKNTTASASQFSVEARKCFKKNDEGAPAETIIECLKNIASKIKETASTSVDIVSDSVSKMGSLLSEGVSDSPNSITKCIAEESIRALLDGSNKVLDEAKACVKSNMDKMSSSQKQW from the exons ATGAATTTTGTATTCGTTCTTTTTGCCATTGCTTTGGTGTCT ggAGCACAATCAGCTTCAATATcaagtgaaattgaaaaagttcaCGCATCAATATCTCAAAGTATTGATCAAGCAATtactgaatttaaaaaagttgttgaaCAAGCCAAAGAAAAAGCAAATGAACTTCGTAAAAAAGTAACAGACAAAGCTAAACAAATTTATGATGACACATCAAAACtagtaaataaaatgatatcaGATGTTGACAATCAATTCCGTGATCTTTGGAAGAGAGCTGGCAAAATCGATATTactgaatgtaaaaaaattaaagatactATGGCAGAAGTTGGAGATGAAGCAGGAAAGAACTTGAAACAATGTTTTGAAAAGACCATTCAACAGGGTGGTGAACACATCAACACAATTATTGATGTATCAAAAAATACTACCGCTAGTGCATCTCAATTTTCTGTCGAAGCTCGTAaatgtttcaagaaaaatgATGAAGGAGCACCAGCCGAAACTATTATTGAATGTCTTAAAAAC atTGCATCAAAAATCAAGGAAACAGCATCAACTTCAGTTGACATTGTCTCAGACTCTGTTTCAAAAATGGGTTCACTTTTGTCTGAAGGAGTCAGTGATTCTCCAAACAGTATAACAAAATGCATTGCTGAAGAAAGTATCAGGGCTTTGTTAGACGGCTCTAACAAGGTTCTCGATGAAGCTAAAGCTTGTGTCAAGAGCAATATGGACAAAATGAGTTCATCTCAAAAACAATGGTAA
- the LOC122861214 gene encoding uncharacterized protein LOC122861214, with translation MAKFTILCCAFFLAAGAQAQSTPGVLQKIHDNVEAGIVAVHTEVQSILDDAIEKSNEVANNLKNQGEKLSQEMYEQLQKQLAETKKHLDDLVNNAEKDASECKSAVEILDKVALETIANMSVCVTDKIEQGNGYIESMIKITEDLKVDLDVIKKEADDCLKNVDGLIATAKAIACVNGAGAKATWTSMKTVPGYTQKMIQMSYMMSTLPIKLPFCAATKGLVAFSRETIRVTEEVKTCIKNKNQQ, from the exons ATGgctaaatttacaattttatgttGTGCTTTCTTTTTAGCTGCA gGAGCACAGGCACAAAGTACTCCTGGTGTATTgcaaaaaattcatgataacGTTGAAGCTGGAATTGTTGCTGTTCATACTGAAGTACAATCTATTCTCGATGATGCAatagaaaaatcaaatgaagtTGCAAACAATCTTAAAAATCAAGGTGAAAAACTTTCCCAAGAAATGTATGAACAACTTCAAAAACAATTGGCTGAg acaaaaaaacatcttgatGATCTCGTTAACAATGCTGAAAAAGATGCATCTGAATGTAAATCAGCCGTCGAAATTCTTGACAAAGTTGCCCTTGAAACAATTGCCAACATGAGTGTATGTGTAACAGACAAAATCGAACAAGGAAATGGATATATCGAGAGTATGATCAAGATCACTGAAGATCTCAAAGTTGATCTTGATGTTATCAAAAAAGAAGCTGATGATTGTCTTAAAAATGTTGATGGTCTTATTGCAACTGCAAAAGCCATTGCATGTGTTAATGgg gcTGGTGCTAAAGCAACCTGGACCAGTATGAAAACAGTTCCAGGCTATACTCAAAAAATGATCCAAATGTCATATATGATGTCAACACTTCCAATCAAACTACCCTTCTGCGCTGCTACCAAGGGTCTTGTTGCTTTTTCCCGCGAGACCATTCGCGTTACCGAAGAAGTTAAAACAtgtattaaaaacaaaaaccaacaatag